In one Candidatus Nanopelagicus limnes genomic region, the following are encoded:
- a CDS encoding glycosyltransferase family 4 protein, with protein sequence MEHAVYSDKKVLLVTNDLGPRAGGIETFVLGLIEGLPKNSLIIYTSSQKGDKAFDAQLLEKFGAVVIRDRAKILLPTPRISRRAVKILKQSQVKNVWFGAAAPLALMAGKLRSAGASNIVALTHGHEVWWAKIPILKTLLKKIIKDIDHLGYLGDFTKGEIAKISNQPQKFLQIAPGIDTEHFAPKKVRGDLVEKYRLDGRRVIVSVGRLVHRKGQDELVKAMPKILEQFPDAILLFVGEGPIKQMLFNSAKQLGVLHKVLFTGRVSHHDLPDYICLGEIFAMPVRSRFSGLEVEGLGIVYLEASACGLPVIVGNSGGAVDAVLDKKTGLLVDGTKSDQIADAICELLANPERAKQMGSAGREWVIKNWQLSNWSAKFNKVLINN encoded by the coding sequence TTGGAGCACGCCGTTTATAGCGATAAAAAAGTTTTACTAGTCACAAATGATCTAGGACCACGTGCGGGTGGAATTGAAACATTTGTACTTGGCTTAATTGAAGGATTACCGAAAAATTCACTAATCATTTACACCTCCTCACAAAAAGGGGATAAGGCATTTGATGCTCAACTGCTAGAAAAATTCGGCGCAGTGGTAATTCGAGATAGAGCAAAGATTTTGTTGCCAACACCACGAATAAGTAGGAGGGCAGTGAAAATACTTAAGCAATCACAGGTTAAAAATGTTTGGTTTGGCGCTGCTGCTCCACTTGCCTTAATGGCAGGCAAACTACGATCTGCCGGAGCTAGCAATATTGTTGCCTTAACTCATGGTCATGAGGTGTGGTGGGCAAAAATTCCTATACTTAAAACTTTGTTAAAGAAAATCATCAAAGATATTGATCATCTTGGTTATTTAGGAGATTTCACAAAAGGTGAAATTGCCAAGATAAGTAATCAGCCGCAAAAGTTTCTACAAATAGCACCCGGCATTGATACCGAACATTTTGCTCCCAAAAAAGTGAGGGGTGATTTGGTTGAGAAGTATCGTCTAGATGGACGCAGAGTTATTGTCAGTGTTGGCAGGTTGGTTCATCGCAAAGGACAAGATGAACTAGTTAAGGCGATGCCAAAAATTTTAGAACAATTTCCAGATGCTATTTTGCTTTTTGTTGGTGAGGGTCCAATTAAGCAGATGCTGTTTAACTCGGCAAAACAATTAGGAGTTTTACATAAAGTGTTATTTACTGGCCGCGTTTCTCATCATGATTTACCCGATTACATATGTCTAGGTGAAATATTTGCCATGCCAGTTCGCTCCCGATTTTCTGGCTTAGAGGTTGAAGGGTTAGGAATTGTTTACTTAGAGGCAAGTGCCTGCGGCCTTCCGGTAATTGTTGGTAATTCAGGGGGAGCAGTTGATGCTGTTTTGGATAAAAAAACAGGCTTGTTAGTTGATGGCACAAAGAGTGATCAAATTGCGGATGCAATTTGTGAATTACTTGCCAACCCAGAACGAGCCAAGCAAATGGGCTCAGCTGGGCGAGAATGGGTAATTAAAAATTGGCAGCTAAGTAATTGGTCTGCAAAGTTTAATAAAGTTTTAATTAATAATTAG
- the efeU gene encoding iron uptake transporter permease EfeU, producing MLSTFLIALREGLEAALIVGILVAYVVKTGRRNLLVPIWTGVGIALAASFALGGFLSFTSAELSERGEQFFAGTTSFLAVGLVTWMVFWMKRAARTLREELHGKVDNALSAGPFALAAAAFFAVAREGLETALFVYTNFKTVAATSSASIGLVAGLALAVILGYMIYNRSIKLNLSKFFTITGIALIIVAAGVLSYGVHEYQELGWIPGDGSYAWDISSVMAKDSIAGTILAGTIGFDVNTSWVQLFLYVSYLAIVLRLYTKSTPAKTLVK from the coding sequence ATGCTTAGCACCTTCTTAATCGCCCTTCGTGAGGGGTTAGAGGCTGCCTTAATCGTTGGAATCTTGGTCGCATACGTTGTTAAGACTGGTCGACGTAATCTTCTAGTTCCAATTTGGACTGGTGTGGGTATAGCACTTGCTGCAAGTTTTGCACTCGGTGGATTTTTATCATTTACCTCAGCTGAGTTAAGCGAGCGCGGTGAGCAATTCTTTGCCGGCACCACCTCATTCCTAGCAGTTGGTCTTGTTACTTGGATGGTTTTTTGGATGAAGCGTGCGGCTAGAACTTTAAGGGAAGAGCTACATGGCAAGGTAGATAACGCATTATCTGCAGGCCCATTTGCACTTGCTGCAGCTGCTTTTTTCGCAGTTGCACGTGAAGGACTTGAGACTGCCCTTTTTGTTTACACAAATTTTAAAACAGTTGCAGCCACCTCATCTGCCTCAATCGGTTTGGTTGCAGGGCTAGCACTTGCGGTGATCTTGGGTTACATGATTTATAACCGCTCGATTAAATTGAATTTAAGTAAGTTTTTCACTATCACTGGTATTGCCTTAATCATTGTGGCAGCGGGCGTACTTTCCTATGGTGTGCATGAGTATCAAGAGCTGGGTTGGATTCCAGGTGATGGTTCATACGCTTGGGATATCTCATCGGTAATGGCAAAGGATTCAATTGCTGGCACAATTCTTGCCGGCACAATTGGCTTTGATGTGAACACCTCTTGGGTGCAACTCTTCTTATATGTGAGCTACCTAGCGATCGTGCTGCGCCTGTATACAAAATCAACGCCTGCCAAAACATTAGTTAAATAA
- a CDS encoding DUF3000 domain-containing protein, which produces MKKTFDQVIAPILALKPRGEILLESVPAPQKLAPHALAMTADVLEDAATGRFVLLHDPAGQEGWGGQWRCVTFARAAIDLEMASDPLLPEIGWAWLLESLKKNNCDFINPSGTVTRVASASFGELVERDEDSEIEVRASWTPTNEENLAEHVNAWLELLAISAGLEPIPHGVSSISRSN; this is translated from the coding sequence GTGAAAAAAACTTTTGATCAAGTAATTGCACCAATTTTGGCGTTAAAGCCAAGAGGTGAAATTTTGCTTGAATCAGTTCCGGCTCCCCAAAAACTTGCACCCCACGCATTAGCAATGACCGCTGATGTTTTAGAGGATGCAGCAACAGGCAGATTTGTATTACTGCATGATCCAGCCGGCCAAGAAGGTTGGGGTGGTCAATGGCGATGCGTAACTTTTGCTCGGGCTGCAATTGATTTAGAGATGGCATCTGATCCGCTACTGCCAGAAATTGGTTGGGCTTGGCTGCTTGAATCACTCAAGAAAAATAATTGTGATTTTATAAATCCAAGTGGCACGGTAACTAGAGTTGCCAGTGCATCCTTTGGGGAATTAGTTGAACGAGATGAAGATTCTGAAATTGAAGTTCGTGCATCCTGGACACCTACTAATGAAGAAAACTTAGCCGAACATGTAAATGCCTGGCTTGAGCTATTGGCAATTTCAGCAGGTCTAGAGCCAATCCCCCATGGAGTTAGTTCAATCTCTCGTAGCAACTAG
- a CDS encoding DMT family transporter yields MASLLAIFSSILWGSADFFGGKLSKRYQAIAVTAVSQAFGLLIGITIILVSSSWLRPNLSWDGYFLSGVCAGLLGFIGLVAFYSGLATGRMGVVAPISALSVLIPLTIAFINGEKPSSAQLLGMGIALTGAVFASGPELKGGLAVKPIVFAVIAAFGFGAAVAFIAKGSASSAIMTMTTMRFSTFIIALFLFARFRTLGGFKKKDLPVLIGIGGADFIANLLLGVATTKGLVSLAVVLGSLYPIVTALLAFKILHERLHKIQYVGIGFAIVGVAVISLG; encoded by the coding sequence ATGGCATCACTTTTAGCAATTTTCTCCTCAATACTTTGGGGTAGTGCTGATTTCTTTGGCGGCAAATTGTCCAAGCGATATCAAGCAATTGCAGTAACTGCCGTTTCACAAGCATTTGGATTATTAATTGGAATAACAATTATTCTAGTTAGCTCATCTTGGCTAAGACCAAATCTTTCTTGGGATGGATATTTCTTATCTGGTGTGTGCGCAGGCTTACTTGGCTTTATTGGTTTGGTTGCCTTCTACTCTGGCCTTGCAACTGGTCGAATGGGTGTAGTTGCACCAATTAGCGCCTTAAGTGTTTTGATTCCATTAACAATCGCATTCATAAATGGTGAAAAACCAAGTTCTGCTCAATTACTTGGTATGGGCATTGCGTTAACTGGCGCAGTATTTGCAAGTGGTCCTGAGTTAAAAGGTGGTTTAGCGGTTAAGCCAATAGTTTTTGCAGTTATCGCAGCTTTTGGATTTGGCGCAGCAGTTGCATTTATTGCTAAAGGCTCGGCGAGTAGTGCAATTATGACCATGACGACCATGCGCTTTTCAACCTTCATTATTGCCTTATTTTTATTTGCTCGCTTTCGCACACTTGGCGGATTTAAAAAGAAGGATCTTCCAGTTTTAATAGGGATTGGTGGAGCAGATTTTATTGCTAATTTGTTACTAGGAGTTGCAACTACTAAGGGATTAGTTTCTCTCGCAGTGGTTCTTGGTTCCCTTTATCCAATTGTTACCGCATTGCTTGCTTTTAAAATTTTGCATGAGAGATTACATAAAATCCAGTATGTTGGAATTGGATTTGCAATCGTAGGAGTTGCAGTTATCTCACTTGGTTAG
- a CDS encoding thiolase family protein translates to MSKTASAKTNVVLVDAVRTPFGKAGSLYSQTRADDIMVRCIRGLLERNPNLPLDQIDDVAIAAATQTGDQGMNIGRSVSILAGIPKSVPGYSIDRWCAGALTAVTTIAGGINMGAYDLAIAGGVEHMGNHPMGDGMDPNPRYLAEKIVDTDALQMGATAERLHDKFPHLTKERADKYALASQQKTAAAYAANKIQPDLIPVATRNVEAGWGVATVDEPPRPQTTLEALAALKTPFRAAGRVTAGNAAGLNDGATAAILASEEKAKELNLPIKAKLVSFAFAGVEPEIMGYGPVPSTIKALKKAGLDIADIGLFEVNEAFAIQVLSFLDHFGIADDDKRVNIYGGAIAVGHPLASSGVRLILNLANGFKEHPEVRYGITTMCIGLGMGGTIIWENPNYKGNK, encoded by the coding sequence ATGAGTAAAACTGCAAGTGCAAAAACCAATGTTGTCTTAGTTGACGCAGTTCGTACTCCATTTGGTAAAGCAGGTTCTCTTTACTCCCAAACTAGAGCTGATGACATTATGGTTCGCTGCATTCGTGGGTTATTAGAGCGAAATCCAAATCTTCCGTTAGATCAAATTGATGATGTAGCAATTGCTGCTGCAACTCAAACTGGTGATCAAGGCATGAATATTGGTCGATCAGTTTCAATTTTAGCTGGCATTCCAAAATCAGTTCCTGGTTACTCAATTGATCGCTGGTGTGCTGGCGCGCTAACTGCAGTTACCACAATTGCTGGTGGCATAAATATGGGTGCTTATGATTTAGCAATCGCAGGCGGCGTTGAACATATGGGAAATCACCCAATGGGTGATGGCATGGATCCAAATCCAAGATACTTAGCTGAAAAAATTGTTGATACTGATGCACTGCAAATGGGCGCCACTGCTGAGCGATTACATGACAAATTCCCTCACCTTACGAAGGAGCGGGCAGATAAGTACGCATTAGCATCACAACAAAAAACTGCTGCCGCCTATGCTGCAAATAAAATTCAACCAGATTTAATTCCAGTTGCAACAAGAAATGTTGAGGCTGGTTGGGGTGTGGCAACAGTTGATGAACCGCCAAGACCGCAGACCACACTTGAAGCATTAGCTGCACTTAAAACACCATTTAGAGCAGCAGGGCGAGTAACTGCTGGAAATGCTGCCGGTTTAAATGATGGCGCAACTGCAGCAATCTTGGCATCTGAGGAAAAAGCTAAAGAATTAAATCTGCCAATTAAAGCTAAGTTAGTTTCTTTTGCATTCGCCGGTGTTGAGCCAGAGATCATGGGTTATGGACCAGTGCCAAGCACAATTAAAGCTTTGAAAAAAGCTGGCTTAGATATTGCCGATATTGGTTTGTTTGAGGTTAATGAAGCATTTGCAATCCAAGTACTTTCATTTTTAGATCACTTTGGTATTGCCGATGATGATAAGCGAGTAAATATTTATGGTGGGGCGATTGCAGTTGGTCATCCCCTGGCTTCATCAGGAGTTAGATTAATTTTAAATCTTGCCAATGGCTTTAAAGAGCACCCAGAGGTTAGATACGGAATAACCACTATGTGTATTGGCTTAGGTATGGGCGGCACAATAATCTGGGAAAACCCTAATTACAAAGGTAATAAATAA
- a CDS encoding C40 family peptidase: MRSMSRVFFALVIGAGILYPIPANAAPNLIEVQGRVRDLQEQATEAAEGAQEAKVQLAKLKKTLDTVQQQASQQGASVTALNKTIGAIANERYKSGPLSQSLELLFSTDPGLYLSAAGSLEAVTRQKTADLKKFSVATQRLTATSLTVADKLAMVKAAEAKFTRQLALANSKLKEAEELLAKLTAAERERLAKLTNDQEDADQQKSLSDAGKYSGVSGRGGTAIKYALAQIGDKYVFGADGLTYWDCSGLTMRAFGAAGVSLPHSSRAQYRYGKAIARKDLQPGDLVFFGKPISHVAIYLGPDRMLHAPRSGSRVKIANMDMGRKPYIGARRL; this comes from the coding sequence ATGAGAAGTATGTCTCGGGTGTTTTTTGCCCTAGTAATTGGCGCAGGAATTCTTTATCCAATTCCGGCCAACGCTGCCCCTAATTTAATTGAAGTTCAGGGCAGAGTTAGAGATTTACAAGAGCAGGCAACAGAGGCGGCCGAAGGCGCACAAGAGGCCAAGGTGCAATTAGCAAAGTTAAAGAAAACTTTAGATACAGTCCAACAGCAAGCTAGCCAGCAGGGTGCATCAGTTACCGCTCTTAATAAAACAATCGGCGCGATTGCAAATGAGCGTTATAAGTCAGGTCCACTTAGCCAATCCTTAGAGTTACTTTTCTCAACTGATCCAGGACTATATCTATCTGCTGCCGGATCTTTAGAAGCAGTAACAAGACAAAAAACTGCAGATTTAAAGAAGTTTTCAGTTGCAACCCAAAGATTAACTGCGACCTCATTAACTGTTGCAGACAAATTAGCGATGGTTAAGGCGGCAGAAGCCAAGTTCACCAGACAGCTAGCGCTTGCAAACTCAAAACTTAAAGAAGCTGAAGAATTGTTAGCTAAATTAACCGCTGCTGAACGAGAGCGTTTGGCCAAGCTAACTAATGATCAAGAGGATGCCGATCAACAAAAATCTTTAAGTGATGCTGGAAAGTACTCAGGTGTTTCAGGCCGGGGAGGTACTGCAATTAAATATGCGCTAGCTCAAATTGGCGATAAGTATGTCTTTGGCGCAGATGGCCTCACCTACTGGGATTGCTCTGGTTTGACGATGCGAGCTTTTGGCGCAGCTGGTGTATCACTACCGCACTCATCAAGAGCGCAATATAGATATGGCAAAGCGATCGCTAGGAAAGATTTACAACCGGGTGATTTAGTGTTTTTTGGAAAACCAATTTCACATGTGGCAATTTATTTAGGACCAGACCGCATGTTGCATGCTCCAAGATCTGGAAGTCGAGTCAAGATTGCCAATATGGATATGGGAAGAAAACCTTATATTGGAGCACGCCGTTTATAG
- a CDS encoding RibD family protein gives MRSVITSANLIVGADGSTTLAGSSIGLSTEEDRRRFHDLRSKNDLILIGGNTARREPYKRTPIPLYILTHTKVRLQPKNQLVKQFALTPAAMIEEIKSSFNPEQSATINLLVEAGPALLKQMIEAGLIDNLYLTVNLEKTGDNSISMTDLTKGFELISRENITPCDFLYYKKTNQVR, from the coding sequence ATGCGCTCTGTAATCACCTCCGCCAATTTGATTGTTGGAGCCGATGGCTCAACCACCCTAGCTGGCTCCTCTATCGGGCTATCAACTGAAGAGGATCGAAGAAGATTTCATGATCTTCGATCAAAAAATGATTTAATCCTGATTGGAGGCAACACTGCAAGGCGGGAACCATATAAGCGAACTCCGATTCCCCTTTATATCCTCACCCACACAAAAGTTAGGTTGCAACCAAAAAATCAGTTGGTAAAACAATTTGCACTTACCCCAGCCGCCATGATCGAAGAGATTAAAAGTAGTTTTAACCCAGAACAAAGCGCAACAATAAATTTATTAGTAGAGGCTGGCCCCGCTCTATTAAAACAGATGATTGAAGCCGGATTAATAGATAACCTTTATCTAACGGTAAATCTAGAAAAAACTGGTGATAATTCAATCTCCATGACAGATCTAACTAAAGGTTTTGAATTAATCAGCCGTGAAAACATCACCCCTTGTGATTTTCTTTACTATAAAAAAACTAACCAAGTGAGATAA
- a CDS encoding 3-hydroxyacyl-CoA dehydrogenase NAD-binding domain-containing protein — translation MSDVLAAAPDEVVTNAIVQMVSLSAFGATGNLALITLDNGADHNRPNTFGPASLAALSAAIDEAQKSDAVAIAVTGKPFIFAAGADLSAMSFLKDKSQAVAIGDLGHEVFLKLHESKKPTFAFINGLALGGGLEVGLNCHYRTLATTAFTGLPECFLGLVPGWGGATLLPKLIGPENAVQVIILNALNNNTMMKAKDALSLGVVDAVYEPSDFIEHSVKFAADVLSAKKKIERKDFSKDSAGFEKAIATGKAAIAKKYSGAQIPSPLAALDLIKAAQSNSVRDGFAAETKVLADLVMSDSLRASLYSFNLIQKKRKKVEGAPKPALARKITRVGVVGAGLMASQLALLMLRNLKVPVVITDLDQERVDKGLAWIKNEIQKLVDKKRLSPESAARLLTNISGSVDKKIFANADFVIEAIFEELSLKQKLFKELEAIVTPECILATNTSSLSVEAMSEGLKNPERVVGFHFFNPVAIMPLLEVARTTKTDDATTATAINIGKDLKKTMVIVKDAPAFVVNRLLTRFMGEVTDAMDEGTPYEVADAAMAPLGFPMSSLELLGLVGPGVALHVAETLNKNLGPRYKISPTMQRFVKDGVKTFYVKDSNGVNTVNPAALALLEKGSTPSTAEQVRKRALEALATEAKMMLDEGVVSTPQEIDICMLLGSGWPMHLGGILPYLDREGISEAVCGARFHPKGVASLP, via the coding sequence ATGTCTGATGTTTTAGCAGCCGCACCTGATGAAGTAGTAACCAATGCAATTGTGCAGATGGTTTCACTCTCTGCCTTTGGCGCTACCGGTAACCTTGCCTTAATCACACTAGATAATGGCGCAGACCATAATCGCCCAAATACTTTTGGACCAGCATCCTTAGCAGCACTTTCTGCTGCAATTGATGAGGCGCAAAAATCAGATGCAGTAGCAATTGCCGTAACTGGTAAGCCATTTATATTTGCTGCTGGCGCTGATCTTTCGGCGATGAGTTTTCTAAAGGATAAATCTCAAGCAGTTGCAATCGGAGATTTAGGCCATGAGGTCTTTCTAAAATTGCATGAGAGTAAGAAGCCAACCTTTGCTTTTATAAATGGATTAGCACTAGGTGGTGGCTTAGAGGTTGGACTTAACTGTCACTATCGAACCTTGGCAACAACTGCCTTCACCGGCTTACCAGAGTGTTTCCTAGGTTTAGTTCCAGGTTGGGGTGGGGCAACACTTCTGCCAAAACTAATTGGACCAGAAAATGCGGTTCAAGTAATTATTTTAAATGCACTAAATAACAACACAATGATGAAAGCAAAGGACGCACTTTCATTGGGCGTAGTAGACGCTGTTTATGAACCATCTGATTTTATTGAACACTCAGTTAAATTTGCCGCTGATGTTTTAAGTGCAAAGAAGAAGATTGAACGCAAAGATTTTAGTAAGGATTCTGCTGGCTTTGAAAAAGCAATCGCAACGGGTAAAGCAGCGATTGCCAAGAAATATAGTGGCGCCCAGATCCCATCCCCACTTGCAGCCCTTGATTTAATCAAAGCAGCGCAAAGTAATTCAGTAAGAGATGGCTTTGCTGCTGAAACTAAGGTTCTAGCTGATTTAGTAATGAGTGATTCATTACGCGCATCCCTTTACTCATTTAATCTAATTCAGAAAAAACGCAAGAAGGTTGAAGGAGCTCCAAAACCAGCACTTGCTAGAAAGATAACTCGAGTTGGCGTCGTTGGCGCTGGTCTTATGGCATCTCAATTGGCATTGCTAATGCTTCGAAATCTTAAGGTCCCAGTTGTAATCACCGATCTTGACCAAGAGCGAGTTGATAAAGGATTGGCTTGGATTAAAAATGAGATTCAAAAATTAGTTGATAAGAAGCGATTATCCCCTGAATCAGCAGCTAGATTGTTAACAAATATCTCTGGCTCAGTTGATAAGAAGATCTTTGCAAATGCTGACTTTGTAATTGAAGCAATCTTTGAAGAGTTGTCATTAAAGCAAAAGTTATTTAAAGAGCTTGAGGCGATTGTTACACCAGAGTGCATCTTGGCAACAAATACCTCTTCCCTTTCAGTTGAGGCGATGAGTGAAGGATTGAAGAATCCAGAGCGAGTTGTTGGATTTCACTTCTTTAATCCAGTTGCAATTATGCCGCTGCTTGAGGTGGCAAGAACTACTAAAACAGATGATGCCACCACAGCCACAGCAATAAATATTGGTAAAGATTTAAAGAAGACAATGGTGATTGTTAAAGATGCGCCAGCTTTTGTGGTTAATCGTCTATTAACTCGTTTTATGGGCGAGGTAACAGATGCAATGGATGAAGGCACGCCATATGAGGTAGCAGATGCTGCAATGGCTCCCCTAGGTTTTCCAATGTCATCCCTTGAATTACTTGGTTTAGTTGGCCCAGGAGTTGCATTGCATGTGGCTGAAACTTTAAATAAAAACCTTGGTCCACGTTACAAAATTTCGCCAACTATGCAGCGGTTTGTAAAAGATGGGGTAAAAACATTTTATGTAAAGGATTCAAATGGTGTTAACACGGTTAATCCTGCAGCACTGGCTCTGCTTGAAAAAGGAAGCACACCATCAACAGCTGAGCAGGTCAGAAAGCGCGCTCTTGAAGCATTAGCAACTGAGGCAAAGATGATGCTGGACGAAGGGGTGGTTTCAACTCCACAAGAGATTGATATTTGCATGTTGCTAGGTTCAGGATGGCCAATGCACCTTGGTGGAATTTTGCCTTACTTAGATCGAGAAGGAATTAGCGAAGCGGTTTGCGGCGCTCGTTTTCATCCAAAGGGCGTGGCATCACTTCCTTAA
- a CDS encoding HRDC domain-containing protein yields the protein MLTPLLSPRHGTPEIVATESDFEKVITALLKGEGPIAIDAERASGYRYSQRAYLIQIYRKGGGLHLIDPIPLKDSKLWQRFNTEFSDIEWVIHASTQDLPCLIEVGLKPKQLFDTELGARIAGCPRVGLGALAESLLELQLAKEHSAVDWSIRPLRTEWITYAALDVDILLDIRDKVEQLLTEQKKLKWAEQDFASIIKNYQDYEFTDSPKSDRWRRTSGMHKVRDRLSMTIIRDLWLSRDELAREIDLAPGRVLGDEAIVELAIKRPDNLEEVAKVIGWRTRLEAPPFSRWLKVLTASLKTPIEDQVELRVASQSMPPIKIWKEKNPLGYARLTHARAALIELSKLLQIPTENLITPDYVKRICWQEPPTNMSEYENFVEGELTRLGARSWQMEQVVSVIAPHLSATEALVVPEIAEAETEAPVAP from the coding sequence ATGCTTACCCCTTTGCTCTCACCTCGCCATGGCACACCAGAAATTGTTGCCACTGAAAGTGATTTTGAAAAAGTAATCACCGCTCTCTTAAAAGGTGAGGGGCCAATTGCAATTGATGCCGAACGCGCATCTGGTTATCGATATAGCCAGCGGGCATATTTAATTCAGATCTATCGCAAAGGCGGCGGACTACATTTAATTGATCCAATTCCATTAAAGGATTCAAAACTTTGGCAGCGGTTTAACACTGAATTTTCTGATATCGAATGGGTAATTCATGCCAGTACTCAAGATCTTCCTTGTTTGATTGAGGTTGGATTAAAGCCAAAACAATTATTTGATACTGAATTAGGGGCAAGAATTGCCGGTTGTCCAAGGGTTGGCTTAGGTGCTTTGGCTGAAAGTTTGTTAGAGCTTCAACTCGCAAAAGAACACTCCGCAGTTGATTGGTCCATCAGACCTTTAAGAACTGAGTGGATTACTTATGCGGCGTTAGATGTTGATATCTTGCTTGATATCAGAGACAAAGTTGAGCAGCTATTAACTGAGCAGAAAAAACTTAAGTGGGCAGAGCAAGATTTTGCTTCGATCATAAAAAACTATCAAGATTATGAATTCACCGATTCGCCAAAATCAGATAGATGGCGGCGAACCTCAGGTATGCATAAGGTGCGCGATCGTTTGAGTATGACCATAATTAGAGATCTTTGGCTCTCGCGAGATGAGTTAGCTCGTGAGATAGATCTTGCCCCAGGTCGAGTTTTAGGTGATGAAGCAATAGTGGAGTTAGCAATTAAGCGACCAGATAATTTAGAGGAGGTCGCCAAGGTAATTGGGTGGCGAACTCGGTTAGAAGCACCACCTTTTAGTCGTTGGTTAAAGGTTTTAACTGCATCACTAAAAACTCCGATTGAGGATCAGGTGGAGCTTCGGGTGGCATCCCAATCCATGCCACCAATTAAGATTTGGAAGGAGAAAAATCCGCTTGGCTATGCCCGCTTAACCCACGCCCGCGCTGCCTTAATTGAATTATCAAAACTATTACAAATTCCAACCGAGAATTTAATAACACCTGATTATGTAAAACGTATTTGTTGGCAAGAGCCACCTACCAATATGAGTGAATATGAAAATTTTGTCGAAGGTGAGTTAACAAGATTGGGTGCCAGAAGTTGGCAGATGGAGCAGGTGGTTAGCGTTATCGCCCCTCACCTATCTGCCACAGAAGCCCTAGTAGTACCTGAGATCGCAGAAGCCGAAACCGAGGCGCCAGTAGCCCCTTAA